Within the Desulfovibrio sp. genome, the region GAGGCGAGCGTCCGTCGCTGTGCGTTTTTACGTCCAGCGGCAGGAGCACGGGAAGGTTTTCTTCCTTTTCGGGCACAACGCCGCACGCATCGCAGTAGATCATGGGGATTGGCGAACCCCAGTAGCGCTGGCGCGAGATGTTCCAGTCGCGCAGGCGAAACTGCACGGTGGCCTTGCCCTTGCCTTCTTTTTCAAGGCTCTGGGCCACGGCCTTTTTGCCGTCTTCATTGGGCATGCCGTCAAAGGAGCCGGAATTGACCATGACGCCGTCAGCGGTGAAGGCCTCGGTCATGCTTTCCGAATCCAGCACCTCGCCAGCGGGGCTTATGACCACGCGCAGGGGCAGGTCGTATTTGCGGGCGAATTCAAAATCGCGCTGATCGTGGGCAGGTACGCCCATGACCGCGCCCGTGCCGTAGTCGGCCAGCACAAAGTTGCCGAGCCACAGCGGCACACGCTGCCCCGTGAAGGGGTGAATGGCGTAAGCGCCGGTGAAGATACCCTCTTTTTCCGCACTGTCGGACTGGCGGTCAAGGCGGTCCATATTGCGGATGCGTTCCACAAAAGCGCGCACTTCAGCAGCGTTAGAATAGTCCGCAATGAGCTTTTCCACCAGGGGATGCTCGGGAGCCAGCGTCATGAAGGTGACGCCGAACACCGTGTCGGGCCTGGTTGTAAAGACGTCTATGCCCTCTACGCCTTCAATGGCTTTTTCAAGGCCAAAGGTAATGGCCGCGCCTGTGGATTTGCCGATCCAGTTGCGCTGCATGGCGATGACGCGGTCAGGCCAGTCGCCTTCAAGCTTGTTGAGATCGTCCAGCAGTTCGTCGCCGTAGGCGGTGATTTTAAGAAACCACTGCGTGAGGTCTTTCTGCTCCACACGGCTGTCGCAGCGCCAGCACAGGCCGTCAATGACCTGCTCGTTGGCCAGCACCGTATGACAGGAAGGGCACCAGTTCTGCGGGGCTTTTTTGCGGTAGACAAGGCCCTTTTCAAACATGCGCACAAAGAACATCTGTTCCCAGCGGTAGTATTCGGGACGGCAGGTGGCGATTTCGCGGGACCAGTCGTAGGAATAGCCCAGGCGTTTCTGCTGGGCGCGCATATTGCGTATGTTGGCGTAGGTCCACTCGGCGGGGTGGGTATTGTTTTTTATGGCCGCGTTTTCAGCGGGCAGGCCAAAGGCGTCCCAGCCCATGGGGTGCAGCACGTTGAAACCCTGCATGCGCTTGCTGCGCGCCACCACGTCGCCAATGGAATAGTTGCGCACGTGCCCCATGTGGATGTTGCCCGAAGGGTAGGGGAACATCTCCAGCACATAGTACTTGGGCTTGCTGCTTTCATGGCTGCAGGCAAAAGAATTGTCAGCCTGCCAGCGGGCCTGCCATTTTTCTTCTATAGCTTCGGGATTATAGCGTTCTTGTGTCATGGGGCATACCGATTCAGATGGAGGGATTGGCGGACGGGGCGAGCCTTTGCAGTTCGCCTGCATCAAGGGCCTTGGCCACGGCGTCGAGAATGCCGTTGATAAAATTCTTGGCATTGCCTTCGCCGAACTGGCGGCTTAGTTCCAGGGCCTCATTGATGGAGACCTTCGGCGGTACGTCGTTGCGGAACAAAAGCTCATACACGGCCAGACGCAGCAGTGTCAGTTCCACCCGGCCCATGCGGTCCACGCGCCAGTTGTGCGAAAAGCGGGTGATGGCATCGTCCAGGGCTGCGCTGTTGCTCCATACGCCCTGCACCAGTTCCCAGGAAAAGCCGCTGGCATCAACGGGAACGCCGCTTTCTTCGCTGCGCGCAAGGTTGTCCGGCGAGGTGCGGAAACTGCGGCGCAGCTCTTCAAGGGTGCGGGCCGGCGTGAAGGAAAGGCCGTACAAAACCTGAAAAGCCAGTTCGCGTTCGCCGCGCCGTGTTGCATTCTTGGCCTTGGCCATGGGTTTACAACTGCTCCATGACGCGGATGGTTTCCAGCATGGCGGCGGCAGCTTCCACGCCCTTGTTGCCAGCCTTGGAACCGGCACGCTCAATGGCCTGCTCGATATTGTCGCAGGTGAGCAGACCAAAACCGATGGGCGTGCTGTGCTCCAGCATGCAGTGGGCAATGCCCTTGGTGGCTTCGGCGCAGACATATTCAAAATGCGGAGTGCCGCCACGGATGACGGCGCCAAGGGCGAGAACGCCGTCGTATTTGCCGGAGGCCACGAGCTTTTTGCAAATCAGGGGCATTTCGAAAGCGCCGGGAATACGCACAAGCGTGATGTTTTCGGAGGCAAGGCCGTGGCGCTCCAGATAGTCGAGTGCGCCGCCCACCAGGCGGTCCACAATAAAGTCGTTGAAGCGGGTGGCCACAATGGCCACTTTAAGGCCCTTGGCGTCCAACTGGCCCGCAATGGTTGTCATAGTGCTCATGGCAACTCCTCGGCGCATGGTGTGCGCAGTTCAT harbors:
- the nusB gene encoding transcription antitermination factor NusB; translation: MAKAKNATRRGERELAFQVLYGLSFTPARTLEELRRSFRTSPDNLARSEESGVPVDASGFSWELVQGVWSNSAALDDAITRFSHNWRVDRMGRVELTLLRLAVYELLFRNDVPPKVSINEALELSRQFGEGNAKNFINGILDAVAKALDAGELQRLAPSANPSI
- the leuS gene encoding leucine--tRNA ligase is translated as MTQERYNPEAIEEKWQARWQADNSFACSHESSKPKYYVLEMFPYPSGNIHMGHVRNYSIGDVVARSKRMQGFNVLHPMGWDAFGLPAENAAIKNNTHPAEWTYANIRNMRAQQKRLGYSYDWSREIATCRPEYYRWEQMFFVRMFEKGLVYRKKAPQNWCPSCHTVLANEQVIDGLCWRCDSRVEQKDLTQWFLKITAYGDELLDDLNKLEGDWPDRVIAMQRNWIGKSTGAAITFGLEKAIEGVEGIDVFTTRPDTVFGVTFMTLAPEHPLVEKLIADYSNAAEVRAFVERIRNMDRLDRQSDSAEKEGIFTGAYAIHPFTGQRVPLWLGNFVLADYGTGAVMGVPAHDQRDFEFARKYDLPLRVVISPAGEVLDSESMTEAFTADGVMVNSGSFDGMPNEDGKKAVAQSLEKEGKGKATVQFRLRDWNISRQRYWGSPIPMIYCDACGVVPEKEENLPVLLPLDVKTHSDGRSPLADTPSFANCACPKCGGPARRETDTMDTFVESSWYFARYTSARDTQAPFDADAIKYWLPVDQYIGGVEHAILHLLYSRFFTKVLRDMGFFPAELAEPFKNLLTQGMVLKDGGKMSKSKGNVVDPTTMIQKYGADTVRLFCLFAAPAERDFDWSDSGIEGASRFIGRVWRLFMEEQERLLPLTACAATDQDATSPEARDLRRREHLTVKKVREDMSDRFQFNTAIAAVMELVNAMYLSREKLSMSEADRRVFSSAMSTAITLLAPITPHICEELWERLGHKTSVSGEIWPQWSETAMAQDMLTVALQVNGKLRGTVEIPAEADKAAMEAAALADSSVQRHLAGLTVRKVVVVPGKLVNIVAN
- the ribE gene encoding 6,7-dimethyl-8-ribityllumazine synthase, coding for MSTMTTIAGQLDAKGLKVAIVATRFNDFIVDRLVGGALDYLERHGLASENITLVRIPGAFEMPLICKKLVASGKYDGVLALGAVIRGGTPHFEYVCAEATKGIAHCMLEHSTPIGFGLLTCDNIEQAIERAGSKAGNKGVEAAAAMLETIRVMEQL